ATCGAGCGGCCGTTCGCCTTGCAAATAATTATTTTTACTCAACCAGAATACCAATTGCATCCATGGGTCCAAATGTTCCAAATTGGCCAATATTTTTTCAAAATTCTTTTTTATACCGCTTTCCCCGAACTGCCAAACCGGATAAAAATAATCATTCCGGCCATTAAGATATACTGCCAGCAATTTGTTTTTTTTCCGTCTGTTATCGATAGCTTGCCTGGACAGCCCAAGCAAGCTTGCCACCTGTGAAGATGAAATGACTCCTCCATCACTTTTCAACAATTCCATCCTGTCTTGAAGTCCCTTTAAAACACTCGCGGCACTTTCCAGTTTATTCTTTATGAGTGACTGCTCCAACTGATATTGTAGTATTTTGCTGATGACTTCCGTTGGTTGCTTGACTGCCGATATTCTTTTTAAATTTTCCACATTCATTTCTCCGAGATATGTGCCGAGTGCATCACAGACTCGCTCGTGGATATTTTCCCGCACAATAACTTCAAGAGGCATCCCAGCGGCGCTTGCTCTAACATGTTGATGTATTGTCTGTTTCATTATTTCCTCACACTTGACCATGTATTATATAATATTAAAAACATATTTTGTCAAGTTATTGCGAATAATTTGGCTCAATTGGGGTCAACGCAGAATTCAGAAAAAATCATACGCTAGTGCGCCGGGAGACCGGCAAGGATACCAAGTGGCCTGAGCTCGAGGCGCTCCTTGCCTTCGCTGAATTCGAGCGGGCACTGATCCGCGAGCGTCAGCGCGAAGGGATCGCCCTGGCCAAAAAACGCGGCGCGTACCGTGGCCGCAAGAAAGCGCTTTCGCCCGAGCAGGTGGTTGATCTGCGCCAGCGGTCAAGTACAACCGGGTCATGGTCTTCATCGCTGGCGATTGGTCAAAAATAGCGCAGGACCTTGACTTCAAAGCTGTGAGCAGCGGAGCCAATGTCATGTTCCTGAAACCGTTTGACGATGCGATATGGTTCACCTCCGGGTCCATTCAAGGCGTCCGCATTGCGGCGCCGATCCAACTCTATCTGGATTTAGTCGGGTTTCGCGGCCGGGGCGAGGAAGCGGCGGAAACCTTATTCCGGGAAGTAATCAAGAAAACATTGTTTTAAAGCGCGATCGCTTTTAAACATCTCAATTTCGAAGACCCTTTCAGGGACGTGATCTCTTTTTTTTTGAGTTGATCAATGAGCTGCCGCGGCATTGACACTTTACAACATTTATCATATAAATTGAATATAATCTCAATGAATTTGATAGGGAGGCCAGTATGGCGCAACTAGATCGAATTACCCAACAGCCCGATATGATGGGAGGCAAGGCGTGCATTCGTGGCATGCGGGTGACAGTTGGCATGATTGTAGGCCAAATCGGGGCGGGACACACCATTGAGGAAATCCTTTCCGATTACCCGTATTTGGAAAAAGCGGACATCATGCAAGCGCTTCTCTATGCCGCCTGGCGGTCTGAAGAACGTGAAGTCGTATTGGTCAATCAATGAAACTTTTGATTGATATGAACCTGTCGCCACGTTGGATTGCTTTCCTGGCGAACGCAGGCTGGGAAGCTGTGCATTGGTCAACAGTTGGTCGATTTGATGCCAAGGATTCCGAAATCATGACCTATGCCGGAGAAAACGGCTACGTGGTGCTTACCCATGATCTGGATTTCAGCGCGATTCTTGCGGCAACCAAAGCCGTCAAGCCCAGTGTCGTGCAAATCCGGGCCGAGAATGTCAATCCTGATGCGATCGGCGCAAAGGTCATCTTTGCTCTCCGCCAGATGGAAGCAGATTTGGCGACAGGCATCTTATTGACGATTGATCCCAACCGTTCCCGTTTGCGTTTGTTGCCACTTGATTGATAAGTTGAAACTTTGAATTCTCTAACCCAGATGAACTACGAAGTCCCCGCAAGGGGGGATTAGAGCCTTAGATAACAAATTTCCGTCCAGGTTGGCCAGAACATCGAATATCTGAATGAATCCCAGCTCAACGATCTAACCAGCAAATCTCAAGACTTCTACGACAAGGCCCCGGGCTTCAGAATCGCCCGCATTCGCGGCCGTTATTTCCTCATGTTTCTTTTTCTGCGCTACACCGCCGGCCGAATTTGAGCGGGCCCTGATCCGAAGGGATCGCCCTTGCCAAGAAGCATGGAGCGTACCGCGGCCGCAAGAAAGCGCTGTCGCCTGAGCAGGTGGCCGCTCTGCGCCAGCGGGCCGCTACCGGCGAACAAAAAGCCAGCCTTGCCCGCGAATTCAGCATCAGTCCCTTATAGCAAATTTTTGACTATATTTAAAAAGAAAATTTGCTATCTAAGGGACTTATATTGCGAAGCAATGTCAGCCGCGAGACCTTATACCAATACGTGAGAACGAATGACTGAAAAGTTGACAGAATTTATAAATTGGTTACAATGTATTCAGGAGGATACGTAAATGCGCGATGTGATGACGGTCCGGGTGGAACCCGAAGTTAAAACAAAACTCGATAAACTGGCCAAAGCAACAGCCAGAACAAAATCATTCTTGATTGCCGATGCCATTCGCGAGTATGTCGAACTCAATGAATGGCAGGTCGAAGCCATCCAGGAAGGCATTCGCCAGGCGGATGCCGGGAAACTGATAGCGCATGACAAGCTCAAAAAGAAGTGGGAGCGTAAACTTGCGGGTTAATTGGACACTGGCCGCTGACACTGATCTTGAAAGTATCGTCGCTTATATCGCTGAAGATAATCCCCGGGCAGCGGCTGGAATAGTCATGAAGACAATCCGCATCGTGGAAGATCACCTGTCTCAAACTCCAGCTATGGGACGTCCTGGGCGTGTGCCTAAAACCCGTGAACTGATCGTTCCGGATACCCCCTATATCGTGGCGTATCGAATCAAGGATAAAAACCTGGAGATTCTCAGAGTTATTCATGGCTCCCGCAGATGGCCCGGAAAATTTAAAACATAAAAGCAATTATGGGCGCCTTCGCTGCATTTGAGCGGGCGAGCAAAAAGCCGCTCTGGGGCTTTTCATTGCCCGGCGCCTGAATTCAGCTTACCCGAATAAAGTCACAAAGGGAGCAGCACAAATCATCCGCCGACTTTGGTTGCTCTCACTATGATTTCAACCATTACAATCAACTGTTGAAATCATTTAGTGAGACACCCACCTAAGGGGCGGATTGTATTTGTCCCCGATGGGGGCATTGTCCACGGCTCCCAGCGTTTCCCCAAAATTCATTTTTGAGATATGCCCCGGAGATACATTATGCATAATCCCATTTGCTATGATTTATCAGATTGTACCAACAATTTCAGCCCAGTTAGAGCCTTATAATAAATTTTCTGCGCTTTTTAGCAAAGAAAATTTGTTATTTAAGGCTCTTATCCAGCTCTGCTGGGTTAGGGCATACTCTAATTAGCTGTCAGGGGTTGTTTCGGTTAGGCGTCATGTTAGGGTCGGTAAATTCAATTGTTGACAATTTCCTTAAAGGGTCATAGACTATAACCTGACACATTTCATAATGAGAGGGTAAAATGCCAGGTCAACGCATTGGTTATGTCAGGGTGAGCAGTTTCGATCAGAACCCCGAGCGGCAGCTGGAGAATATTTCGGTCAATAAGGTCTTTACTGACAAAGCCTCGGGCAAGGATACCAAGCGG
The genomic region above belongs to Candidatus Aminicenantes bacterium and contains:
- a CDS encoding DUF5615 family PIN-like protein, which translates into the protein MKLLIDMNLSPRWIAFLANAGWEAVHWSTVGRFDAKDSEIMTYAGENGYVVLTHDLDFSAILAATKAVKPSVVQIRAENVNPDAIGAKVIFALRQMEADLATGILLTIDPNRSRLRLLPLD
- a CDS encoding DUF433 domain-containing protein; the encoded protein is MAQLDRITQQPDMMGGKACIRGMRVTVGMIVGQIGAGHTIEEILSDYPYLEKADIMQALLYAAWRSEEREVVLVNQ
- a CDS encoding type II toxin-antitoxin system RelE/ParE family toxin, whose product is MRVNWTLAADTDLESIVAYIAEDNPRAAAGIVMKTIRIVEDHLSQTPAMGRPGRVPKTRELIVPDTPYIVAYRIKDKNLEILRVIHGSRRWPGKFKT
- a CDS encoding type IV toxin-antitoxin system AbiEi family antitoxin, with the protein product MVFIAGDWSKIAQDLDFKAVSSGANVMFLKPFDDAIWFTSGSIQGVRIAAPIQLYLDLVGFRGRGEEAAETLFREVIKKTLF
- a CDS encoding CopG family ribbon-helix-helix protein is translated as MRDVMTVRVEPEVKTKLDKLAKATARTKSFLIADAIREYVELNEWQVEAIQEGIRQADAGKLIAHDKLKKKWERKLAG